The Mastacembelus armatus chromosome 9, fMasArm1.2, whole genome shotgun sequence genome contains a region encoding:
- the ap3m2 gene encoding AP-3 complex subunit mu-2 produces the protein MIHSLFLINASGDIFLEKHWKSVVSRSVCDYFFEAQERATEPENVPPVIPTPHHYLISVLRHRIYFVAVIQSEVPPLFVIEFLHRVVDTFQDYFGVCTEAAIKDNVVVVYELLEEMLDNGFPLATESNILKELIKPPTILRTMVNTITGSTNVGEQLPTGQLSVVPWRRTGVKYTNNEAYFDVVEEIDAIIDKSGSTITAEIQGVIDACVKLTGMPDLTLSFMNPRLLDDVSFHPCVRFKRWEAERILSFIPPDGNFRLLSYHVSSQNLVAIPVYVKHNITFREGSSQGRFDLTLGPKQTMGKAVESVLVSSQLPRGVLNANLNPSQGTYTFDPVTKLLTWDVGKINPQKLPSLKGTMSLQAGASKPDENPTINIQFKIQQMAISGLKVNRLDMYGEKYKPFKGIKYMTKAGKFQVRT, from the exons ATGATCCACAGCCTCTTCCTAATTAACGCCTCAGGGGACATTTTCCTGGAGAAACACTGGAAAAGTGTAGTCAGTCGTTCAGTGTGTGACTACTTCTTCGAGGCACAGGAGCGCGCCACCGAGCCGGAAAACGTCCCACCCGTGATCCCCACACCGCACCACTATCTAATCAGTGTGCTCAGGCATCGCATCTACTTCGTGGCAGTCATCCAGAGTGAGGTGCCGCCACTCTTCGTCATCGAGTTTCTGCACAGGGTTGTCGACACATTTCAG GATTATTTTGGAGTGTGTACTGAGGCTGCCATCAAGGACAATGTCGTAGTGGTCTATGAACTACTGGAAGAGATGCTGGACAATGGCTTTCCCTTAGCCACAGAGTCCAACATCCTCAAAGAGCTCATTAAGCCCCCCACCATCCTCCGCACAATGGTCAACACCATCACAG GCAGCACCAATGTGGGTGAACAGCTCCCTACAGGCCAGCTGTCAGTGGTGCCGTGGCGACGCACTGGGGtcaaatacaccaacaatgaaGCCTATTTTGATGTGGTGGAGGAAATCGATGCTATCATTGATAAGTCAG GCTCCACTATTACGGCAGAAATTCAGGGAGTTATTGATGCCTGCGTAAAACTGACCGGCATGCCTGACCTCACTTTATCGTTTATG AATCCTCGGCTGCTTGATGATGTTAGCTTCCACCCGTGTGTTCGGTTCAAGCGTTGGGAGGCTGAGCGGATCCTCTCATTTATCCCTCCTGATGGGAATTTCCGTTTGCTGTCCTACCACGTCAGCTCTCAGAA tCTGGTGGCGATCCCGGTGTATGTAAAGCACAACATCACTTTCCGGGAGGGAAGCTCCCAGGGACGTTTTGACTTGACTCTGGGACCCAAACAGACCATGGGCAAGGCTGTGGAGTCAGTCCTAGTCAGCAGCCAGCTGCCCCGAGGCGTCCTCAATGCCAACCTAAACCCTTCCCAGGGAACATACACCTTTGACCCAGTCACAAAG TTGTTGACATGGGATGTTGGTAAGATCAACCCACAGAAACTTCCCAGTCTGAAAGGCACCATGAGCCTACAGGCTGGGGCCTCCAAACCTGACGAGAACCCCACCATCAACATCCAGTTCAAGATCCAACAGATGGCCATTTcag GGCTTAAGGTGAATCGACTGGACATGTACGGCGAGAAGTATAAACCTTTCAAAGGGATCAAGTACATGACTAAGGCTGGAAAGTTCCAGGTCCGGACATAA